Proteins encoded within one genomic window of Glycine soja cultivar W05 chromosome 1, ASM419377v2, whole genome shotgun sequence:
- the LOC114422694 gene encoding malate dehydrogenase, glyoxysomal-like isoform X2, whose protein sequence is MRFSAGERPFSTYALFTFFAEVLGVDPRDVDVPVVGGHAGITILPLLSQIKPPCSFTPKEIEYLTDRIQNGGTEVVEAKAGAGSATLTMAYAAVKFADACLHALRGDAGIIECAYVASQVAELPFFASKVRLGRGGVEEILPLGPLNDSERESLEKAKKELAASIEKGISFIRKSVVDDSSSRK, encoded by the exons ATGCGTTTTTCGGCCGGTGAAAGGCCTTTTTCGACTTACGCTTTGTTCACATTTTTC GCAGAAGTTCTAGGTGTTGATCCAAGGGATGTGGATGTCCCAGTTGTTGGAGGACATGCTGGAATCACAATTTTACCTCTTCTTTCTCAG ATTAAACCTCCTTGCTCTTTCACCCCAAAAGAAATTGAGTACCTGACTGATCGCATACAAAATGGTGGAACTGAAGTTGTTGAG GCCAAAGCTGGAGCTGGTTCTGCAACACTAACAATG GCATATGCTGCTGTTAAATTTGCAGATGCATGCCTTCATGCCCTGAGAGGAGATGCTGGCATCATTGAATGTGCATATGTTGCTTCACAG GTGGCTGAACTCCCGTTCTTTGCATCAAAAGTACGGCTTGGCCGAGGTGGGGTTGAGGAAATTCTTCCTCTTGGTCCCCTGAATGATAGTGAGAG GGAGAGTTTGGAAAAGGCCAAGAAAGAGTTAGCAGCAAGCATTGAGAAGGGTATTTCTTTCATCAGAAAATCAGTAGTTGATGACAGTTCGTCCCGAAAATAA
- the LOC114422694 gene encoding malate dehydrogenase, glyoxysomal-like isoform X1: MDLVIIPAGVPRKPGMTRDDLFNINAGIVKTLCEAIAKCCPKAIANFISNPVNSTVPIAAEVFKSAGTYDPKRLLGVTMLNVVRANTFVAEVLGVDPRDVDVPVVGGHAGITILPLLSQIKPPCSFTPKEIEYLTDRIQNGGTEVVEAKAGAGSATLTMAYAAVKFADACLHALRGDAGIIECAYVASQVAELPFFASKVRLGRGGVEEILPLGPLNDSERESLEKAKKELAASIEKGISFIRKSVVDDSSSRK, encoded by the exons ATGGACTTGGTGATCATCCCTGCTGGTGTTCCCCGCAAACCTGGAATGACAAGAGACGATCTATTCAATATAAATGCTGGAATTGTTAAAACGTTGTGTGAAGCAATTGCAAAGTGCTGTCCTAAAGCCATTGCCAACTTCATAAGCAATCCAGTTAACTCCACGGTCCCAATTGCAGCCGAAGTTTTCAAAAGTGCTGGTACTTATGATCCCAAGAGACTTTTGGGAGTCACTATGCTTAATGTTGTTAGAGCCAATACGTTTGTG GCAGAAGTTCTAGGTGTTGATCCAAGGGATGTGGATGTCCCAGTTGTTGGAGGACATGCTGGAATCACAATTTTACCTCTTCTTTCTCAG ATTAAACCTCCTTGCTCTTTCACCCCAAAAGAAATTGAGTACCTGACTGATCGCATACAAAATGGTGGAACTGAAGTTGTTGAG GCCAAAGCTGGAGCTGGTTCTGCAACACTAACAATG GCATATGCTGCTGTTAAATTTGCAGATGCATGCCTTCATGCCCTGAGAGGAGATGCTGGCATCATTGAATGTGCATATGTTGCTTCACAG GTGGCTGAACTCCCGTTCTTTGCATCAAAAGTACGGCTTGGCCGAGGTGGGGTTGAGGAAATTCTTCCTCTTGGTCCCCTGAATGATAGTGAGAG GGAGAGTTTGGAAAAGGCCAAGAAAGAGTTAGCAGCAAGCATTGAGAAGGGTATTTCTTTCATCAGAAAATCAGTAGTTGATGACAGTTCGTCCCGAAAATAA
- the LOC114422706 gene encoding leucine-rich repeat receptor-like serine/threonine-protein kinase BAM1, translating into MRVLFLFLFFQFLHFHFPKTLSAPISEYRALLSLRSAITDATPPLLTSWNSSTPYCSWLGVTCDNRRHVTSLDLTGLDLSGPLSADVAHLPFLSNLSLASNKFSGPIPPSLSALSGLRFLNLSNNVFNETFPSELSRLQNLEVLDLYNNNMTGVLPLAVAQMQNLRHLHLGGNFFSGQIPPEYGRWQRLQYLAVSGNELEGTIPPEIGNLSSLRELYIGYYNTYTGGIPPEIGNLSELVRLDAAYCGLSGEIPAALGKLQKLDTLFLQVNALSGSLTPELGNLKSLKSMDLSNNMLSGEIPARFGELKNITLLNLFRNKLHGAIPEFIGELPALEVVQLWENNFTGSIPEGLGKNGRLNLVDLSSNKLTGTLPTYLCSGNTLQTLITLGNFLFGPIPESLGSCESLTRIRMGENFLNGSIPRGLFGLPKLTQVELQDNYLSGEFPEVGSVAVNLGQITLSNNQLSGVLPPSIGNFSSVQKLLLDGNMFTGRIPPQIGRLQQLSKIDFSGNKFSGPIAPEISQCKLLTFLDLSRNELSGDIPNEITGMRILNYLNLSRNHLVGGIPSSISSMQSLTSVDFSYNNLSGLVPGTGQFSYFNYTSFLGNPDLCGPYLGACKDGVANGAHQPHVKGLSSSFKLLLVVGLLLCSIAFAVAAIFKARSLKKASGARAWKLTAFQRLDFTVDDVLHCLKEDNIIGKGGAGIVYKGAMPNGDHVAVKRLPAMSRGSSHDHGFNAEIQTLGRIRHRHIVRLLGFCSNHETNLLVYEYMPNGSLGEVLHGKKGGHLHWDTRYKIAVEAAKGLCYLHHDCSPLIVHRDVKSNNILLDSNHEAHVADFGLAKFLQDSGTSECMSAIAGSYGYIAPEYAYTLKVDEKSDVYSFGVVLLELITGRKPVGEFGDGVDIVQWVRKMTDSNKEGVLKVLDPRLPSVPLHEVMHVFYVAMLCVEEQAVERPTMREVVQILTELPKPPDSKEGNLTITESSLSSSNALESPSSASKEDQNPPQSPPPDLLSI; encoded by the exons ATGCGtgtcctctttctttttctgtttttccaGTTTCTCCATTTTCATTTCCCCAAAACCCTTTCAGCCCCAATCTCAGAGTACCGTGCCCTTCTCTCTCTCCGTTCAGCCATTACCGACGCCACCCCACCTCTTCTCACTTCGTGGAACTCCTCCACCCCTTACTGTTCCTGGCTCGGCGTCACCTGCGACAACCGCCGCCACGTCACCTCCCTAGACCTCACCGGCCTCGACCTCTCCGGCCCCCTCTCCGCCGACGTCGCCCACCTCCCATTCCTCTCCAACCTCTCCCTCGCCTCGAATAAGTTCTCCGGCCCCATTCCTCCCTCACTCTCCGCTCTCTCCGGCCTCCGCTTCCTCAACCTCTCCAACAATGTCTTCAACGAAACCTTCCCCTCGGAGCTCTCGCGCCTCCAGAACCTCGAGGTCCTCGACCTCTACAACAACAACATGACCGGCGTGCTTCCCCTCGCCGTCGCGCAGATGCAGAATCTTCGTCATTTGCATCTCGGCGGCAACTTCTTCTCCGGCCAGATCCCGCCGGAGTATGGACGCTGGCAGCGCCTCCAGTACCTCGCCGTCTCCGGCAACGAGCTCGAGGGGACTATCCCTCCGGAGATCGGAAACTTGTCCAGCCTCCGGGAGCTCTACATCGGCTACTACAACACCTACACCGGCGGCATTCCGCCGGAGATCGGAAATTTGTCGGAGCTGGTGAGGCTCGACGCCGCCTACTGTGGGTTGTCCGGCGAGATTCCGGCGGCGCTGGGAAAGCTTCAGAAGCTGGACACGCTGTTCCTTCAGGTGAATGCATTGTCAGGGTCTTTGACTCCCGAGCTGGGGAACCTGAAGAGCCTGAAATCCATGGATTTGTCTAACAACATGCTCTCCGGTGAGATTCCGGCGAGATTCGGCGAGCTGAAGAATATTACTCTTCTGAATCTGTTCAGGAACAAGCTTCACGGAGCTATACCAGAGTTTATAGGGGAGCTTCCAGCGTTGGAAGTTGTGCAACTGTGGGAGAATAACTTCACAGGTAGCATTCCAGAGGGTTTGGGCAAAAACGGGAGACTCAACCTTGTTGATCTTTCTTCTAACAAGTTAACTGGGACTTTGCCTACTTATCTCTGTTCTGGGAATACTCTTCAGACTCTGATAACtcttgggaattttctttttggtcCAATTCCTGAGTCGCTTGGTAGTTGTGAATCCCTTACACGGATTAGAATGGGAGAGAACTTTTTGAATGGTTCCATTCCAAGAGGGCTTTTTGGACTTCCCAAACTAACACAGGTTGAGCTTCAGGATAATTATCTCTCTGGAGAGTTTCCTGAGGTGGGTTCTGTTGCTGTTAATCTTGGTCAGATTACTCTCTCTAACAACCAGCTTTCTGGGGTTCTACCTCCCTCCATTGGTAACTTCTCCAGCGTGCAGAAGCTCCTTCTTGATGGCAACATGTTCACGGGTCGGATACCTCCCCAGATTGGGAGGTTGCAACAGCTTTCTAAGATTGATTTTAGTGGCAACAAGTTCTCGGGTCCTATTGCGCCTGAGATCAGTCAGTGTAAGCTGTTAACTTTCCTTGACCTTAGCCGCAATGAGCTATCTGGAGACATCCCAAATGAGATAACTGGCATGAGGATATTGAATTACTTGAATCTTTCTAGGAATCATTTAGTGGGTGGCATTCCCTCTTCGATATCATCTATGCAAAGCTTGACTTCTGTTGATTTTTCATACAACAACCTGTCTGGTTTGGTGCCTGGTACCGGTCAATTCAGCTACTTCAATTACACGTCTTTCTTGGGAAACCCTGACCTCTGTGGCCCCTATTTGGGTGCTTGCAAGGATGGGGTTGCCAATGGCGCACACCAACCTCATGTTAAAGGTCTCTCCTCTTCTTTTAAGCTGCTACTTGTTGTTGGGTTGCTACTATGTTCCATTGCTTTTGCTGTGGCTGCAATATTCAAGGCCCGGTCACTGAAGAAGGCCAGTGGGGCTCGTGCATGGAAGTTGACTGCGTTCCAACGTTTGGACTTCACTGTCGATGATGTTTTGCATTGCTTGAAGGAGGATAATATTATAGGGAAAGGAGGTGCTGGCATTGTCTACAAAGGGGCTATGCCTAATGGGGATCATGTTGCTGTGAAAAGGCTTCCGGCTATGAGTAGAGGCTCTTCACATGATCATGGCTTCAATGCTGAGATTCAAACATTGGGGCGAATCCGACACAGGCACATTGTTAGGTTGTTGGGCTTCTGTTCAAATCATGAGACAAACCTTTTGGTCTATGAGTACATGCCCAATGGAAGTTTAGGCGAGGTTCTTCATGGAAAGAAAGGGGGTCATTTGCATTGGGATACAAGGTATAAAATTGCGGTGGAGGCTGCCAAGGGGCTTTGCTATCTGCACCATGATTGTTCGCCACTCATTGTCCATCGTGATGTGAAGTCAAACAACATCCTTCTTGATTCTAATCATGAAGCCCATGTTGCTGATTTTGGGCTTGCTAAGTTCCTGCAAGATTCTGGGACATCTGAATGCATGTCTGCTATTGCTGGTTCATATGGATACATAGCTCCAG AGTATGCCTACACATTGAAAGTTGATGAGAAAAGCGATGTGTACAGTTTTGGTGTGGTTCTCTTAGAACTTATAACAGGCAGGAAACCAGTTGGAGAATTTGGTGATGGCGTGGACATAGTGCAATGGGTGAGGAAAATGACGGATTCTaacaaggaaggagttcttaaAGTTCTTGATCCTAGACTTCCCTCAGTTCCCCTTCACGAAGTGATGCATGTTTTCTATGTAGCCATGCTGTGCGTTGAAGAACAGGCTGTAGAGAGACCAACTATGCGTGAAGTTGTTCAAATACTGACAGAGCTTCCAAAGCCACCTGACTCTAAAGAGGGGAACTTAACAATAACGgaatcatctttgtcatcatcaaacgCTTTAGAATCTCCATCCTCAGCCTCTAAGGAAGATCAAAATCCTCCTCAATCCCCACCACCCGATCTTCTTAGCATTTAA